One window of the Triticum dicoccoides isolate Atlit2015 ecotype Zavitan chromosome 3B, WEW_v2.0, whole genome shotgun sequence genome contains the following:
- the LOC119280570 gene encoding acyl-acyl carrier protein thioesterase ATL3, chloroplastic-like, whose product MLSSKSRHVKVLAVPASSSQGNSNNNISQHTKLRTDKFFEVEMAVHDNELDEYGVVNNAIYVAYIHNAREDLAASIGFSMASIARTGNAMALLELNLKYLKPLRRGAKFVVKVRIVQIKGARILVDHFIETLPDHKLVLEATATIVCLNKDYRPTRVFREMSSKLHQFFSSKDG is encoded by the exons ATGCTCTCCAGCAAATCCCGGCATGTGAAAGTTCTCGCCGTCCCTGCCTCCAGCTCCCAAGGCAACTCCAACAATAACATCAGCCAACATACAAAACTAAG GACGGACAAGTTCTTCGAAGTGGAGATGGCCGTCCATGACAACGAACTTGACGAGTATGGAGTTGTTAACAACGCCATTTATGTTGCTTACATCCACAACG CTCGAGAGGATCTGGCTGCGAGCATTGGCTTCAGCATGGCCTCCATAGCACGCACCGGCAACGCGATGGCACTTCTGGAGCTGAACCTCAAGTACCTCAAGCCTCTACGA CGAGGTGCCAAGTTTGTCGTCAAGGTTAGGATTGTCCAAATAAAGGGCGCGAGGATACTCGTTGATCACTTCATCGAGACGCTGCCGGATCATAAG CTTGTATTGGAAGCGACAGCGACCATCGTCTGCCTCAACAAGGACTACCGTCCGACCCGCGTCTTCCGAGAGATGTCATCTAAGCTGCATCAGTTCTTCTCATCCAAGGATGGTTAG